In a genomic window of Primulina huaijiensis isolate GDHJ02 chromosome 10, ASM1229523v2, whole genome shotgun sequence:
- the LOC140986875 gene encoding DNA repair protein UVH3-like, with protein sequence MGVHGLWELLAPVGRRVSVETLTGKKLAIDASIWMIQFMKAMRDEKGEMVRNAHILGFFRRICKLLFLRTKPVFVFDGGTPALKRRTVIARRRQRENAQAKIRKTAEKLLLNHVKAMRLKELAAELENQGRKNDIKGKKAITEEPNIEHNAHKENDEVPKSWTREELDEKLAASLAAEEKEGFTVDAPRSGADEEEDDDDEDEEMILPEMHGKVDPAVLAALPPSMQLDLLVQMRERLMAENRHKYQKVKKVPARFSELQIQAYLKTVAFRREIDGVQKSAAGMGIGGVQTSRIASEANREFIFSSSFTGDKQVLTSAGQESSGSGQNQKLPVNSFNRAVNEVRSIARSDALNGLTEDQTGNALDHDVNTYLDERGRLRVSRVRAMGIRMTRDLQRNLDLMKEIEQEKADANQGKLNGTTTTKTLDDVLSNALERIQHHEVENQNNDGTKNKDNETEDTSVKIGTMEISFEDTGHNCGHDDDDIFASLVAGHPSFVDLTTHYSASLKQSLDSDSDFEWEEGVIEDKRNIVPSHFKAETKPSFMEEGTSNEVDAQWEEGFQGIQVNSSSFPDDIYQTVRKGALVEEAEFQEAIRRSLEDMIDNRTSNNSLEDQELEDLIDNKTLNNSREDQEQGISEKMVDGDNTWRSVHEAKGPQIECPAWDAIQPVKSTQLYDIAEIDPKESCQNQKLLCQESQDVGVSGALSGEFVVASDTVLEENDLCRTKEQIIDTCNMGGIEHVMNKPVDTSGGELVHNSDSSFITYSFNDSNSENRHETDLVDGQHGMSHAAVDEPFCMTEKSAGISVSDSLIDADCTKQLTKENIFAGLSIEKDMPERNLSSIDVVEHEVKNVDLQEEMIFLHKEREELGIEQRKLERNSESATSEMFAECQELLQMFGLPYIIAPMEAEAQCAYMEFFNLVDGVVTDDSDAFLFGARSVYKNIFDDRKYVETYLLKDIENELGLNREKLINMALLLGSDYTEGVSGIGIVNAMEVVNAFPEKTGLHEFREWIESPDPTILGNFDGKSGKSKGKGLKDHDTLKSCSSSNADERSCDQDNKMMKQTFMDKHRNVSKNWHIPSSFPSDAVISAYTSPQVDKSNEPFSWGKPDLFALRKLCWEKFGWGSSKADELLLPVLKEYNKHETQLRLEAFYTFNERFAKIRSKRIKKAVKGITGNKSSELMDEEMPQQSRVGKKRKAKPSELGAEASGTRSKEPECTVTANQISTKKQTNVVLPKGGRRKENASQLDESNLEQSTSIDKSLSMKGKSSAGGRQKTRGRQKETGGGSRKRNSHFEDTEMNYDDGGDGGGGCREKEGGLQFDNSEESQVVRRSGRLHKVVNYCIPDEFDDCDKETEVDKDITTKDSLMGPRVDWKDTYVDGLEDPGIGGELSVDETKQENMTDKRGITQDDEYSVKDESTRGYGYIQFGGGFCSDEEDDNIEFGGHAASASRETITENFNMITGFNSEEEKRPETGSSNLNSNRTENLSRTDVTDTQIMNDNVDDDSNLSSTMLMDSLRDAGNDHESRSTRFLRAMPNLRRRKKKT encoded by the exons ATGGGAGTCCACGGCCTCTGGGAATTGCTGGCGCCTGTCGGCCGCCGCGTCTCCGTGGAAACACTCACCGGAAAGAAACTCGCAATCG ATGCGAGCATATGGATGATACAGTTTATGAAGGCGATGCGAGACGAGAAGGGGGAGATGGTTCGGAATGCTCACATTTTGGGATTTTTCCGTCGGATTTGTAAGCTACTCTTCCTCCGCACGAAGCCAGTTTTTGTGTTCGATGGTGGTACCCCAGCTCTCAAGCGCCGTACAGTCATAGCACGTCGCCGCCAGCGTGAGAATGCCCAGGCTAAGATCAGAAAGACAGCGGAGAAATTGCTGCTTAATCAC GTTAAGGCAATGAGGCTGAAAGAACTGGCAGCTGAGCTTGAAAATCAGGGACGGAAGAATGATATCAAAGGAAAGAAGGCCATCACAGAGGAACCAAACATTGAGCATAACGCGCATAAAGAAAATGACGAGGTGCCCAAAAGTTGGACTCGGGAAGAGCTGGATGAAAA GTTGGCAGCCTCTCTTGCTGCTGAAGAAAAGGAGGGTTTCACTGTCGACGCACCGAGATCAGGTGcagatgaagaggaagatgatgatgatgaagatgaGGAGATGATACTG CCGGAGATGCATGGGAAAGTCGATCCTGCTGTATTGGCGGCTTTACCTCCATCTATGCAACTTGATCTCCTTGTTCAG ATGAGAGAGAGACTGATGGCTGAGAACAGACATAAGTATCAAAAGGTGAAAAAG GTTCCAGCAAGGTTTTCAGAACTCCAAATACAGGCATATCTTAAGACTGTGGCTTTTCGGCGTGAGATTGATGGGGTGCAAAAATCTGCTGCAGGAATGGGAATAGGCGGCGTGCAAACTTCACGGATCGCCTCCGAAGCCAATAGAGAGTTTATTTTCTCATCGTCATTTACTGGAGACAAACA AGTTCTTACATCTGCTGGACAAGAGAGTAGTGGCAGTGGACAAAATCAAAAGTTGCCTGTGAATTCTTTTAACAGAGCTGTCAATGAAGTCAGGTCAATCGCTAGATCTGATGCACTGAATGGACTGACTGAGGATCAAACTGGGAATGCATTGGATCATGATGTCAACACCTATTTGGACGAGAGAGGTCGTCTTCGAGTCAGTAGAGTAAGAGCAATGGGAATTCGCATGACTCGAGATCTGCAGAGGAATTTAGATCTGATGAAGGAGATTGAGCAAGAGAAAGCAGATGCAAATCAGGGGAAGCTTAATGGAACTACCACAACTAAAACACTGGATGATGTCCTGAGTAATGCCCTTGAGAGAATCCAGCATCATGAAGTTGAGAACCAGAACAATGATGGAACGAAGAATAAAGATAACGAAACAGAAGATACTTCTgtaaaaattggaaccatggagATTTCTTTTGAAGATACTGGTCATAATTGTGGccatgatgatgatgatatatTTGCTAGTCTTGTCGCAGGACACCCGTCTTTTGTCGATTTGACCACGCATTATTCTGCCTCATTGAAACAATCCTTGGATTCTGATTCAGATTTTGAGTGGGAGGAAGGAGTCATTGAAGACAAAAGAAATATTGTTCCCAGTCACTTTAAAGCTGAAACTAAGCCATCCTTCATGGAAGAAGGCACTAGTAATGAGGTCGATGCTCAGTGGGAGGAAGGATTTCAAGGTATTCAAGTGAACTCATCATCTTTTCCAGATGACATTTATCAAACTGTTAGAAAAGGTGCTTTGGTAGAGGAAGCCGAGTTTCAGGAAGCAATTAGGAGAAGTCTTGAGGATATGATAGATAATAGAACTTCGAATAATTCACTTGAAGATCAAGAACTTGAGGATCTGATAGataataaaactttgaataattCACGTGAAGATCAAGAACAAGGAATATCTGAGAAAATGGTTGATGGGGATAATACTTGGAGATCTGTTCATGAAGCAAAAGGACCTCAGATTGAATGCCCAGCATGGGATGCAATCCAACCAGTTAAATCTACCCAGCTATATGATATTGCAGAGATCGATCCTAAAGAAAGCtgtcaaaatcaaaagcttttgtGTCAAGAGTCTCAAGACGTGGGTGTCAGTGGAGCTTTGTCTGGAGAATTTGTTGTGGCATCAGACACTGTGCTTGAAGAAAATGATTTGTGCAGGACTAAAGAGCAGATAATTGATACTTGTAATATGGGTGGTATTGAACATGTAATGAACAAACCAGTTGATACTAGTGGTGGAGAGCTTGTGCATAATAGTGATAGTTCTTTCATTACTTATTCCTTCAACGATTCTAATTCTGAAAATCGGCATGAAACTGATCTTGTTGATGGTCAACATGGCATGTCTCATGCGGCAGTAGATGAGCCCTTCTGCATGACTGAAAAATCGGCAGGGATTTCTGTCAGTGATTCTCTGATTGATGCAGATTGTACAAAACAATTGACCAAGGAAAATATATTTGCTGGCTTATCAATTGAAAAGGACATGCCTGAGAGGAACCTTTCCTCTATCGATGTTGTCGAGCATGAAGTTAAGAATGTTGATCTGCAGGAGGAAATGATATTTCTCCATAAAGAGCGTGAAGAACTTGGAATTGAACAACGAAAACTTGAGAGAAATTCCGAGTCAGCGACCAGCGAAATGTTTGCTGAATGCCAG GAGTTGCTTCAAATGTTTGGTTTACCATATATTATAGCGCCAATGGAAGCTGAAGCTCAATGTGCATACATGGAATTTTTTAACCTTGTCGATGGGGTGGTTACTGATGACTCTGATGCATTCTTGTTTGGAGCAAGAAGCGTGTACAAGAACATCTTTGATGATCGCAAATACGTAGAGACATATCTTTTGAAG GACATCGAGAATGAGCTTGGACTAAATAGagaaaaattaatcaatatggcACTCCTTCTCGGAAGTGATTACACTGAAGGTGTCAG CGGCATTGGGATTGTTAATGCCATGGAAGTCGTAAATGCATTTCCTGAGAAAACTGGCCTCCATGAATTTCGGGAATGGATTGAGTCACCTGACCCTACCATTCTCGGAAATTTTGATGGAAAAAGTGGGAAATCAAAAGGCAAAGGGTTAAAAGATCATGATACACTAAAGAGTTGTTCGAGTAGTAATGCTGATGAGAGGTCTTGTGATCAAGACAACAAAATGATGAAGCAGACTTTCATGGATAAGCAT AGAAATGTCAGCAAAAACTGGCACATTCCTTCTTCTTTTCCTAGTGATGCTGTGATTTCAGCATACACTTCTCCACAAGTAGATAAGTCCAACGAACCATTTTCATGGGGAAAGCCGGATCTGTTCGCTCTTCGCAA ATTGTGTTGGGAGAAGTTTGGGTGGGGCAGTTCTAAAGCGGATGAGTTGCTGCTACCAGTTTTAAAGGAGTACAACAAGCATGAG ACACAATTGCGATTGGAAGCATTTTATACATTCAACGAAAGATTTGCAAAGATTCGAAGTAAGAGGATAAAAAAAGCTGTTAAAGGAATCACAGGGAATAAATCTTCAGAGCTGATGGATGAGGAAATGCCACAACAATCGAGAGTTGGTAAGAAAAGAAAAGCTAAGCCCAGTGAATTGGGGGCCGAGGCATCAGGAACCAGATCGAAAGAACCAGAGTGTACTGTCACTGCTAATCAAATCAGCaccaaaaaacaaacaaatgttGTGCTGCCAAAAggaggaagaagaaaagaaaatgctTCACAGTTGGATGAAAGTAACTTAGAACAATCTACAAGCATAGACAAGAGCCTTAGCATGAAGGGAAAATCAAGTGCAGGAGGAAGACAGAAAACACGAGGCAGACAGAAAGAAACTGGGGGAGGGTCAAGAAAAAGGAATTCCCATTTTGAAGATACTGAAATGAACTACGATGATGGTGGTGATGGTGGTGGTGGGTGTAGAGAAAAAGAGGGAGGATTGCAATTTGACAATTCAGAAGAATCACAAGTAGTACGGAGG TCCGGACGTCTTCATAAGGTTGTGAATTACTGTATTCCTGATGAATTTGATGACTGTGACAAGGAAACTGAAGTTGACAAAGACATAACCACCAAGGATTCATTAATGGGACCACGTGTTGATTGGAAGGATACGTATGTGGATGGGCTTGAAGACCCTGGAATTGGAGGTGAACTCTCTGTAGATGAGACTAAACAAGAAAATATGACTGACAAGAGGGGCATTACTCAAGACGATGAGTATTCCGTCAAAGACGAATCAACAAGGGGATATGGGTATATTCAATTTGGGGGTGGATTTTGCTCAGACGAGGAAGATGACAACATCGA